The Populus trichocarpa isolate Nisqually-1 chromosome 18, P.trichocarpa_v4.1, whole genome shotgun sequence genomic interval agatattagatataaaaaagcataaaactAATAAGAATGAACATTAAACACATCAACAGAGAGAAGTGTACCTCAAATTGAGATagcacaaattaaaacaaacaacatCAACTTCCTTCAAATTGGAGGACAGAGAAAGATTTagagaagaaagaagcaaaCAACGGGCCACTGGTGGAATGGCAACTTTCCTAATATTCGGACAACCAACACAGTTGAGGTTCTGCAATAAGCGATTTGGCTGCTCAGTTGACACAGGAAGATTCTCATCTGAAAACAGGGCAGCTGAGCTAAATTTGCTTGGGAACTCATAAATCTGACCACCACTGCATCCCCAATTCAGGTCATGCATGTTTGCACAGCCATTCAAGCTCAAATGAGTGAGGTGTCTACAACAAGCAAGAAGCTCTTCAATTGCAGATTGACATAGGGTGCCATAAGATAAGTCCAACTCCTGAAGTGCTGGAAGAGCACCATCCTTGTAGAGAGGCTCTAATGACGTGTCAGTAAGGTATTTGCATGCTTGTAATTTTAGAACCTTAGTGAACAGGTAAAAAATATTCAGTCAGCAAGGCCCACAATTTCACAAACCATTCATCAAACCatgcaacaagaaaaaaagaaagcgaATCAGATGCTTAGGTCATCCAAGGACACGCATTCagcttaaaaaatgaaatataacaATGCACAAATCAAGTTGATGACAAAATCATAACATTCTCCAGATGCTCatcttttgaatattttgacAGCATGAAATTGAATCACAAAGCAAATCAACATGTTTCAGCAAGAAAAGTTTAGCTCGTTCAAAATGAGCTTTGGAATGTTCAAATTACATAAGCAAGTTTGTTATGGAAAAGTAAAATAGATCTCGCTAATCCATTGAAtgtgcaatttttttatctgtgtGATCCGATTTTattagaaatcaattcaaaaaggTGAGATGAACATCCGACCTCATCCCTCATAGTTATGCAAGAGTACCACTAACCTACAGGCTCATTGGTTATAGAGGtacaaattttacaaaattgaagTGAACTACATGTAATCTGTAAAAATATGCAAGCTGAATCACAAGTACCTTCAATTGCAAACAAGAGTCGAACACTGGCTCCAGATTCATCAAAAAAGTGTATGACAAATCAAGCAGAGTCAAATGTGGAAGTCGCCCCAAAGAAAATAGTCCATCAGAGCCAACAGAAGGGCAAGACATCAAAATCAATGATCCAATCAGTGGGCAGGATGCAGTGGTTGCAGACAAGCAGCCATCCTTGAGTTGGCTGAATGTAAACACCACAGATGTCAGTCATAGGAGATGAAAGggacagcaaaaaaaaaactactagaaAGCATCGTGACCTGCAAAATGAAGCGTCCAGAGATGTCAAGAGGGGACAATTAATAGTTGCTTCAGATAATACACCACATCCTTTTAACTCAAGGGACACCATGAATGGTGCTTCAATGCTAAGCATGTTCAGTTTGGGACATATTCCTAAATTGAGTAACCGTAGAGCAACCTGAAAAGGGGCAGAATATTTCAGATTACCATAAATTTTGTTTAGCATAGTACACACCTTGCTCATTATTTAGCAGAACAAAATTGACACCAATGATTCCCACTCACTGGACAAAATGATGCTTTCTCAAGATGATCACAGCCATCCAAACAAACAAGCTCAAGAGAAGGGCACGCCAGATCGAGAGCAGTAATAGCATGGCAACCAACTAGGGAAAGACTGACTAAAGAAGTGCTGCGGAATCGCACAGCAGTCAAACTCTGAAAAGTAAAATCATTCACTCAGtcaaagggaaaaaacaaatcacaagaaCTGCAGAAATAATTGCATAAGCTTCACTCAATAAACCAAAACCAGAATGGCACAAAACCATATGTCATGAAAATGTTCAACAGGAAGTAAGAGCTCAATTTACCTGGGCACAAACATCCAATGAACAGCcaacagagaaaaaaacattatttatcacAAAAACAGTTTAAGGTGAACTTATTGCATTACCACATGACCAATAATTCACTAAGAAGATGAATCTTTTAAATCAGAATTCAGCTGCCAAGCCCTTTCTCCCTGCCCAATCTTCAAAAGTCCACTTATCAACGTTTACTTGCTCTGAACATAATTAAAAGTCATTCCAAATTTTTGACAACCCAAATTTTCCCCACAAGTGATTTCAAATTGCACTCTTTGCATTACTTAAGTCCAATCCAAATTCTGTAAAGAGTGTCCTCAGCATCAGTGATGCATTGTTTAGAAGCATGTGACTAGCTCTAACTAATTCATAGTGGAGCTCCATCTTGAGCAAATGTCATTGGTGAAAATGACTACCCATCTAAAATAAGTCACAATCCAAACTAGTTAAGGTTGGTTACATGGACCATCTCCTGCACTCAATATGTCATGTTGAAATGATAGTTCTAAAGTATGATTCCACTTTTACAACCTGAGATATCCTATGACCTATATCATAACAGAACAGCGTCAATCCAGAAAATCTGTTctgcaaaaaacactttattgcAGGCATAAGAATTGGAATTCTAATACAGTAACACCACCATTATCATTCTTCCTTTATAAGAATAAAGGCTCCAAAAGAGAGCAAAACATGTGAAAGATTATAACAGTAATACAGCATTAAAATACCATGTTCCCTCTTCATGCACATGCCAAAGCATGGCAGATTTCACAAATGCATAAACAAAAAGGGCAAAAAGATCGCAATTCAAAAACCTCGCAATTATCAAGAACCAATGATTTCAGCTTTGGGCATCCACCACCATCACTAAAAACATCACAAATAGAATTAGTCAAAGATTCACAATCTGTGAGGTCCATTTCTTGCAAACTTTGGCACTGTAATGCTAATGTTGCTAGGTTCTCCTGCTTCTGCAATGCTAATTTCTGCAAGTCAAGAAACAAATTACAAGAGTTGCTAAACTGAAAAATGAAGGAAAGCAAAGTGAATATACAGGAGCCTTCTGGTTAAACATACTTGAAGTGAATTGGAAGTGATATTGATTCGATGAAGGGCTGGGCAATTAGACACCATTATAGATGATAGCATGATACTTCGTAAGTTCAGATCAGCAAATCTGCCCGCAGAccaaaaagaacataatattaCTTCAACAAAAAAGAGCAAGAACAAACCTCTTACCATCCAAAGGGTAAGAATGCTTCTCAAGATTTAAATGCTGAGATGGAGGAATGGAAGAGCATGCTTACTTTCGACAATGTACTAATCTTATGTTTTGCAAGCGAGGAAGATCCAAGGACACAGAAGTCAAAAGACTGCAATTGTCAAGCTCCAAAAcctataaaaattacaatagcAATGCTCCAAAGTTATTTCTAAGGGGACACATCTAGGCAAGACCAACATGCAAAGCAAGAGAATCCATACCTCCAGCAAGGAACTATGTGCAATTGCAGACATTGAAGCTGAAGTGATGCCCTCACAACTATGAAGCTTGAGAATTGTCAACATTGGCAGCCTAACAGACttcaaagagggaaaaaaaaaaggaatattaTCATGAAGTCAAACAGTGGCATATCCACATCTAACCAAATCAAAGAATGCACTAATTTAGAAACTAACCTCAAGTGATATGTTTGGACAATAAGAAGCATTAAGAGTGTGAAGATTAGCACAAGTGTGGGATATTTCACGTAGTGTCTCATCACTCACACAAGAACAATTCGACATGTCTAAAGATGCTAATTGAGGGCATGAAATTGCTGCCGAACGAATTGCTGCATCTGTAAGCTTGTGGCAAGAGCCTATGTCAAGGAGACGCAGGAGAGGACAATTCAGCACAGCCTGTGCCATGTTGCTGCGCTTCAAAGATAAAGTTTCAAGTTGTGGACACCTGTAAAAGAAGTATCTTAGCACAAAGTAAGAGAACtaacaaaattttgatttaagagCTTAATAGTGTTTCACCTGACAGATATCCTCATCACACGGCATTTTGTTAGTTGAAGATGACACAGTCTATCATGGTTTATTGGTATCTCCTGAATACCATTACCCAGAGTAGCATCATTGACATTCAAATTCTTTAACATGCTACAATCTCCCAAGGCATGGAAAAAAGGATCCCCTAGCTGTCCTTTTCCCAAGGTTAAAGACTCAAGATTTCTGAggaaaatataaagatattagtGGCAGCTTAGTGTGTCATTACTTGACCATAACAAGatgaacaaaatcaaaaacatCTACCTTAAAGAAGAGACTGCTTTCATAACAAGCAGTTGAATAGAAGGAGCACCATAAATATTCACTTCAGTGGCATTCGGGTATCGTCGAGACATGTCCTCAACTACAAATTCATATTAAATACATCAGTTTGATTCCTCAACCATTATTTTCCAATGAGAAGGGACATAGATGCTTCTATAATACAATACGGGTAATCGCTTTCATTTGTAGATCATAATATTTGATAGTTAGGTTGTGATCCATTTACACATACAAGCAGGCCAACATTGCATGCTCAACAAGGCTTTcaacaaatttataattcagGAATGCTATACGTGAATACTTTATTGTTTAAATGTATAGTTCATTCCACATATATGATGTCTGATTATTTAACTGATACATGTACTCTTATTTATCAAATGATGATTCAAAACTCACTTATAAGTGGACCAATATTGCATGCTAAACAAGGCTTTTTAAACAAATTCGTAATTTAGGAATGCTAAGCTTGTGTTCTTTATTCTTCAAACATCTAGCCCATTCCACATTTATGATTTCTGATTACTTAACTCGTACACCCATTCTTGTTTATCAAATGATGACAAGTAGTACAAACCCGACAAAGCCGCAATTCATATCTAGCCTCAAGGCATTTTCCAACATGAAGAGCATCATATCTATGCATTTTAAGAAACTTTTGCAACTACATCATCTGGATTTCACTACTTTTTGCTGCATACCATGTACTTCACACAAGGCTTTTCAATCATGGTTAGGTAAGAAATTACAGACCACATTTGCAGGGTTTCCATTTTCCAATATTCATTCATCCTTAAGCTATATAGAAAAGGAAGTTAACATTAAAGCCTTCTGGTGATAAGATCGAGAGGGATGGGGGAGGGAGAGCGGATGGTGACAAGCTCCTTTTGAGTTTTACAAAACCACATCTCTTCACACCTCTACAATACCCCGTCTCATATGCAGGAGGaagataaagtaaaaaatttagcataaggaAAATAGCAGAACTCACATTGTTCTACCGATATGTTTCGGTTCTCAAAATCCAAACACCTCCAGAAGTCTTCATGAGCACTAGCAGCTTGCCACTGCCTACAAACCATTGCTGCCCGACATAGATTAATGTGGTCCAAGAAAGAGAAAACCTGggtagaaaaaggaaaatataaaattagatcaGATGAAAGCAAGCTGTGGTGCATGGATCTACTAAAAATGCAATTTACCATATGCAACAAGTCATCTGTAAGATCCATCCTAACATCTAAGTCTTCTGAATTGGAAATGACACTATCATCACCACCATCTCTCCCACCACTAGAATCAAAGGGATTCTCATCGCTGTTGTTATTCCACATGAAGTTATGATAACAAATCTCATTATTAGACGAAATTGAAGAGCTCTGAGTTAAACCAAGGTCTCTATCTGCCGATGAAGTAGAATCGCCAACATCTGAAGACATTACCGCAGCATAATGACTGTCACTGCAGAGAGACAATAGCCCATCATGCATGAACAACAACCACTAAAACCATGAAGCACGCATACACTCTGATAGCACTCATGTAACATAAACATCATCCAATCCTAATCAGGTATTGCAAACAATGTTGGTGACgaaaatgcaattaaaatatGAAGGTAACAGTAACAAGTTACAATTGTGATGTCCAAATGAGACTATATGCTTGCAAGCTAAAGACCAAAGGAAGAAATGCACTTCCTTACAAGTTAACCAGCAATCCTCCTTACACTTCACAGTCAGAGAGAAAACTAAACGTAGAAATCCAAAATATCTGGAAAAATATAGCAGGGTTGAGCTCAAATTCTTTTAACATAATGACAGATTGTTAAACAGcattatttcaaaaacatgaCCCAGAAGCACACACACCACAATTGGCagaaaaacattgaattatCATCCAAAAATACTGAAAGTTCAaaactttcatttaaaaaaactattttagaacgaaacatgccaaaaaaaacccacaaaacaATCAGAAACAGCAAGCCGTAGAGACTAAAATTCAACCccaattaaacacaaaacaagtTGAAAACTCACTTAGAACAGGAGTAAACTTTAGCCCTTTTATTATGGGCATCGCGATCACACTTCTCTTTACCACTACCCTCCGCCTCTGCCACTGCAGAACTACTACCACTACTTTCTCCCCGTGCCAGCCATGAGGCGCGAAAAGCAGAGCTCCTCAAAGCAAGAGAAGGAGCCACAAATTGAGCCTCCACCTCGAAACCCGGCCCCACCTCTCCCCAAGTAGCCGCACCGCTGCCTCCGCCGCCACGTGTACGTTGCATCGCTCTAATCATTTCCTCAATCCACCTCAACGACTCCCGAGCATTACGGTCTCGGCGGATATCTGTCAATGCAACGGCCTCAGTATCCTCCTCTTCGTTATTTCCAAAATTACCCTCAGTGTTGCCTTCATTTTCTGAAATGCCCTCTCTCATGGGTTTATATTCTACTACTTCTTTTTTACCGAAAATGAAGCACGAGAAACACCAAATCTTCATGCAATTCAAGGTAAACGCAGTACCTTTACTCACACAAGAAACCCTAGGTCATACGGTCTTGTGcatttctagaaaaaataagaaaaaaatccctaaattgaagaaatgaagtGAAGAATCGCAAAATACCGGAGTAAAAACTGTAAAATCGAGCTTCGATTGAGGGTAATTAGAGGATGAAAGAAATGAACCGATCGGTGTTGATACATGTAAGGAGAAATGCTAGGAGTGTTTCAGAGAGAGTAATTGACTTTGAAGGGATCTGATCGGATCTTATAAGCTCTCCGCTTTCTTTGTTGAAGATTGTTTTCCTTTAGCGAGAGGGAGTGGGAGATCGGCTGCGTATATTTATGGCGATAAAAATCTCTTAACTTCTTGACTATATGGGTATCGAAAGTTTTCAGAGAACGACGACGTTTTGAGAAGGTTAAGCCGTGTCTtcaaattacaataatatagCCAGTTTACTGTTATTCTTCTCGCAAATCACAAAtagttaattttagaaaaaatctcaatttaataCCAACTTCTGAATTCTTTTTTATCCCAAAtctaattgtattttttcaaGGAAAGGATGGGTTCAAGTCAGaaacaaaagtgaaaattaCATTGGCtataaatttcatataaaaaaagtttatgaaaactcaattttattactaaaattcattttcctgatttttaatctattttttatgatatatatatatataaaattggattctaatttagaaagaaaaagtcACTACTCATATTTATTTCAACcaccataataattgaaatttgtGTAAATAAATTTCATTCGATGAGTTTTATGATAGTAGTTTCAAGCTTTAATATTgcctaaaaacaaatttagaaaatttattcagtttgatatatgatttgagtcattttttttgttttattgaattgCTAAATTGGTTTCTAGATGTTGTAGGACTAGATTTAGGGTGTGTTTTTTACTTCAAATGAGTTGAAAATGGGTTTGTTGGGTTAAAAAcccataacctaattttttagcCATTATAGTGGTGGCTAAAatttaaactgaaaaataatgaatCAGATGACGTTGTctccatatattttaaaaaataaaaaagtcatcaaaccctttaaatgagaaaaaaaaaagtttggacgTGCAGGTCTGGACTTAAAGGCCAAAAGAAATGCCAtgttgggctttttttttttgctctttttagatacaaatttatgaaaaaaaattttaacccGGTTAGTTTCATGATTTGGATTACAAGTTCAATGAGTTAAGCCAAAACATTTGatgtattattttgttttttgtttgatatatttttcatccctcaatttgttatttaacttgaaattaaaaacaaaatgtagtGTTACCCTTCGCTATCAACGATTTGTTTTTGCTATCTCAACCTCACTCATATGtcgtggtttttttaaaaacatatttcattaaaaaaaatcacaagcgctttcttttcatatatatatatatatatatatatatatatatatattaaataaaaaaataatctataaaatcaaaaaaaatattgaatttgatgatgtGCATGACTTACATCAAGAGTTTAGTTGATTGACTTAcgtttacttattttttttataaaaacaaatattgggttttttttttgttaatttcttcctttaacattaaattaattcgAGATTTAAGTTCTCTGtttgttattttcaaggttaTCTCATAACTTTCTCATGTCAACCcaaaataatttagattaatccagtatgtttttttttatgttagataaaaatattgtctAATAtccaattgattttaatttcataaataaaatattgttttatgtttaaaagaaacattagtaaaacctaattttcttttatttttttaaaaattactctaTTAATCCATTGCTTAGCGCAAGCTAATGGGCTATTATAATCACTAATAAGCTGTGTGTACGTGATCGGTGGATCGTAATATAAGGTTTTCTTTTGGAAGAGCAACCACTTGTGTAtatgaaataacaattttataggTGTTAAGTGGTAAGAGTTTTGGATTAAAAGATTTACTttctctgtggtttcaggtttaaactctgtggttgctaatatgatggtcactggaggcttacatgatcgttaacttcagggcttgtGGGATCAGTCGAGATGCACACAAACTGACTCAGACACCcacatttatataaaaaaaaaacaattttatattcattaatatgaTCAACGGACATCATTGAAATGAGAGAATCCAAggtaaaatttgttttttaactttttacctaataacctaatattttaacaaagttttttaaaaagaataagaaaaggaaagcaaggggaaataatttattttgcagTGTTGGTATTTATACTATTgattttgtgtaaaaaaaataagacagaATACATGTTTTATGTTGATAGTTTATGTTGGGTTTTTAGGGGTATATGAGAgtctaaaaacaattattttttaaagtatattttgcttgaaaatgtattaaaataatatttttttaaaattatttttaatattaacatattaaagtataaaaaatttaattttaaacaaattaattttttattttttaaaaaattattatctagaatgcaattctaaacaaatttatttttccttttgttaatggCTATGATTTACCGTTTCAACTGATCTCAAGGGTGTACTGACATGctagaattatttatttttatattttataagtgttttttttaaattaatttaatttattttttttgttttagattttcaaattgttttaatttactgatgttaaaaaaattatttttttaaaaaataaaaaaaattattttaatatatttttaatttaaaaaaacttcagaaAACAACAATTATTACATTTACCGACACTTTCTATTGCAGTTGATATTGCTTGCTTCTTGCAGAGGCAGCATCATGCGTGCACCGACCTGTATATTGCTTGGCTAAAAGTAATCTAAAGTTGACTCGTACAAAAATTGAACTGGAAATTGTAACTCACCTGTCTTTCCTTTCCTCCCTCCTCCCTGCTGTCACCAGGAATAAAGTTTTCACCTAAaccggcaaaaaaaaaaaggttttatttcacgtaattaaaaaaaaagaaaaaaaaaaaagagaggaggaaaCCTCGTATTACTTCCCTTTCCATCCATCAACTCTTAATTAGTTCCCTAAACTAAGTCTCAATTTGGGCCTTAAATTATCAGACGTTACTCAATTGAGCCGTTTCATCCGTGTTGTTAACATTTGTTTCTGTTATGGTATGTCATAAAATGATGTGAAACGGCAACGGTTTTAGACGGAAGGAATTTGTTGAATAAATTCCTGATGtgttagggatgaaattgataaaaacaaattgttttaggGATGAAAATGAAATCTCTCGTTAAAAAATATCCGCAATCTTCAAGGCTGGCGACATGCTTGCCTAATGGCTGCCAGGTGGGCTGCATGCCTGCATCGTTCCTAGCACTCCCTAACAAAcctaatgcaaaaaaataacggctctttctttttcctttccttttctttttttttttaaaagaaaaacaaataaagaaagaaaagaaaagagattgcGGCCCTTCGAACAGCATTGTGCATCTGCCACAGCATTAAAAGTTGATAAAAACCTGGAATTTTAAAAGAGTGTTTGTTATTAAGGTTGTTTCTGTGTTTTGTGTAAACCGCAATGAAAGAGTGTTTGGTTACTGATTTCAAGAATGTTTAAAATTGATGGGCCTcgtctcttttctttcttctcgtTCATTTCTCCATAACTGTAGTAAAAGAATAACATTACGAAGAACAACCCCCCGTTACTACAACCAACAACCTTAGAACATAAATCCAAATCTATATGGTTATATGGTTGGTGGACAGTGAATCGTGCTTCATTCTGACACCAAGACTGTAATTTTCATTTGGTTAGTTTGATTAATTGATCGGTCCGCATGGATGCtttctcattttcctttttatttcttgctTGCAAACCTAGATCTTTTTATTCAGTATTACAAAttagtggttttttttccttgtcaaaTATTATTGCTTATTGATTTCAAATTTCTGTCTTATGCCTGCATGTAGCTTGAGTTATTGATATTTACATTAATGTGATGTTAAAACTAATTGAGGTTGCAGAAATAGCAGTCGCTGCACTCTTAACGAATAATAGATTTTTTGCCACCTGAAACCGTGTTTTGTAGTCTTTTTTTGATGAATGGTAACAAATAAACAAGCaaagattaaaaatcaaaatatcccATTATTGTCTTTTGTAACACGAGGGTGTATctgtgaggtttttttttt includes:
- the LOC7461579 gene encoding F-box/LRR-repeat protein 15, producing the protein MKIWCFSCFIFGKKEVVEYKPMREGISENEGNTEGNFGNNEEEDTEAVALTDIRRDRNARESLRWIEEMIRAMQRTRGGGGSGAATWGEVGPGFEVEAQFVAPSLALRSSAFRASWLARGESSGSSSAVAEAEGSGKEKCDRDAHNKRAKVYSCSNDSHYAAVMSSDVGDSTSSADRDLGLTQSSSISSNNEICYHNFMWNNNSDENPFDSSGGRDGGDDSVISNSEDLDVRMDLTDDLLHMVFSFLDHINLCRAAMVCRQWQAASAHEDFWRCLDFENRNISVEQFEDMSRRYPNATEVNIYGAPSIQLLVMKAVSSLRNLESLTLGKGQLGDPFFHALGDCSMLKNLNVNDATLGNGIQEIPINHDRLCHLQLTKCRVMRISVRCPQLETLSLKRSNMAQAVLNCPLLRLLDIGSCHKLTDAAIRSAAISCPQLASLDMSNCSCVSDETLREISHTCANLHTLNASYCPNISLESVRLPMLTILKLHSCEGITSASMSAIAHSSLLEVLELDNCSLLTSVSLDLPRLQNIRLVHCRKFADLNLRSIMLSSIMVSNCPALHRINITSNSLQKLALQKQENLATLALQCQSLQEMDLTDCESLTNSICDVFSDGGGCPKLKSLVLDNCESLTAVRFRSTSLVSLSLVGCHAITALDLACPSLELVCLDGCDHLEKASFCPVALRLLNLGICPKLNMLSIEAPFMVSLELKGCGVLSEATINCPLLTSLDASFCSQLKDGCLSATTASCPLIGSLILMSCPSVGSDGLFSLGRLPHLTLLDLSYTFLMNLEPVFDSCLQLKVLKLQACKYLTDTSLEPLYKDGALPALQELDLSYGTLCQSAIEELLACCRHLTHLSLNGCANMHDLNWGCSGGQIYEFPSKFSSAALFSDENLPVSTEQPNRLLQNLNCVGCPNIRKVAIPPVARCLLLSSLNLSLSSNLKEVDVVCFNLCYLNLSNCCSLEILKLECPRLTSLFLQSCNIDEETVEAAISQCGMLETLDVRFCPKICSISMGQLRAACPSLKRIFSSL